The Branchiostoma lanceolatum isolate klBraLanc5 chromosome 5, klBraLanc5.hap2, whole genome shotgun sequence region GGagttaatcaaggaggttaaaagtaGAGTTATAATTGATGACGTTAATTGTGTAATATAAATACTGGTTAACAAGATTACATGAACGCAGATTAGAGATATTGAtagtattgtaaaaaaaatgaatataatGCTGCCAATATGGTTAGTCCTGAATTCCAAGGTAGGtgtgtcatatatatatatttacagtcTCTGAGTGCCATCTCTTTTATCCAAAGCAATGACAATTTAACAATCAAACAGATACCTTCTCATTGGTTGAAAGGATAATTTGGTCATGTCAAGTTGAATATAGCAGATAGAGTCTAATAACTCTTTCTGAGAAAAGGAGGCCATGATTTTCATTGGGGTACTTGCCGAATACAGGTAGTCGAGATTCAGATCTCTGCAAAGAGGTCAAATAAACTACCTACTGTATTTACTCGTAATTAAACAAGGAATCTGTCCATCAAGTAGCTTCAACATGATTACCCATGTAATAAAATCACCCGGATTTCCACAATTTTCATTGGTTGGAGAGATAAAGTAATTAACACATGTTAAGTGTCTTGTTTCATTTTCGAAAACCTCCAATTAGTTTAAATGTCTACCTAGataaaaactgcaaatattatatataaatcCAAAGGCAACATTATCGATGtcacttctttttcttcttcccttTCTTCCCTTTTCCTTTCTTGCCCTTGGCAGACTTCGCCCCGGACCACCCGAATCCTCTCAGTTCTAGGAAATGTGGTGCATTGTGGGCGAtgtagtatccgttttccatgGCGGCGGGGCTCATGATGTCCACGTCTCCCGCGGACTTGCTCCGAATGGGCGACAGACTGGCGGAACGTTTCCCCTTCTTCTTCCCCTTCTTCCCACTCGCCGACCGACTCCGGCCCTTCTTGCGAGGCTTGACCTTCCCACTGACCGCTCCCTTCCTCCCTTTCTTTCCAGGCTGCAAAGTAAAAGACAAATTagacaatagacccctttccaaactccagcgccattttgaatctgctctcgcgagagtacAATCTGGCGTGAGCGCGCGTGATCTGAGCGGGAGGCGGTATTAAAGAGCACAGGAGTGTCCACAATAGAAAGCAGTGTCAAGTCAACTTGGGTGGGGAGATGTTCTGCCAATCGGTGAAATTCatcgatatacatgtatacgcaTGCCACAAGTaaataatattgttgtggacacttgtgCTCGATATCGGCcaataaaattgtgaatttctattCAAAAGTTTTCATCATGAAGCAGGCAGAATCAAAGAAAGTTTAATCTAATTATCGTTTACGTTACTTGGTATCTACTCTGTTCTATGAGCTCCATTCTACTCCTCTGATAATGTCACCTCAGAATAGTCTGGCTTAGAAATAGATtatcatttgatattttgatatttgccTTAACTATGAGCGAGGACTCTGATTGGCTCCGAGTGGCACGTCTTTGTAATGGCATGGTAACAGGAATCAAACAAGCATACTTCAAAAGTTTGATCCCTGTTAGACTGTTTCTGAGAAATAATTTAATTATACCCTAAGCAATTAATGTCTGGGCCTGTTTTACTGTTTGGCCTTCACGACATTAATTGAGGAGTGTTTGCCAGACTAGTAATTCATTTAGCTTCACGgtataaggaaaatggacagtttcactgaactttaacttcgcggtggcggcaagtgattcacagaatggatgtgtgaaggaatcataaatgattacaacaggtttttcacagtgatgataagttcacggtacagaggtgaccgtgaaaacagcgaacataaagttacagtgaaagaaacaagaattactgtaATGTCTGGGTCTGTTTTACTGTTTGGCCTTCATGACATTAATTGAGGAGAGTGGTTgccagactactgtaaatgcagaaatgttcgcggtggttttatgttcgcggtttttgcagtgaagtCTAGATatttaccacgaacttaaaaccacctcaaaaagccgttccattgtgttacagcagcgctactattgtttcaaacgcgaactcaaaacctcCGCGAAcactttctccctaccgcgaaataaaatccccgggaacatttctgcatttacagtattctgcgAGCAAGAAAAATAGGATGGATCCCAGGCTGCTCTACTCtgttcaaaaacaaacaattaaacacacacaaaacaacagcTCCAGTCTTACCATGATGATGAGCCAATGATGGCAGCTATCTGGTCCTGAGGCTGTGGGCTCCCTGCTGTGTAGGTAAGGAATCCCCTCTCATGTATCCCACACTCCTCAGGGCTGATCAGGCTGGTATATGTCGGTGGGTCATTTCCAACACCTGTGCgaaaagaaaaagacagaatTGTAGAAAACATCCAGAGATTTCCCTACATTTTTATGGAGGGGTTcttccaatctccaagcagatgttgggttagaAAATCTTGATGTAGAGGATAGAGGACTGTGATGAAACAGCCAGTCAGAAAACTTTTTTCtatcccaatatctgcttggagattaaggttCCTCTAGTAGCAACCTTTGCATGGCATACTTAGATTACAAATAGAGAAGCTGTTATAATATATGATTTTGTGAACACTATATGAAGAAAATTGTgcgaaatgtaacgttatgtacagtTTTGTATGCCCCAGTTCTGTCCATTTATTTGGCATTAAtaataaaatgtatgttttcgtcttttatgttgtaaacatcaGTTCTGACCTTTGCATCATGTTGCGTTGTCATTTTTATTACTGGTGTCTTCTAATAGCCCAACTGGACTAGGGATGTTGAATACCATAGATGATACAATAGATATCCATTCATTGATTTGTGGAGCTCTCATTATACAAAATGGCAAGTGTAATTCTTTGATTCCCAAATACCCACAAAACAACGAAACGGTACTCTAATCATGTATCTGGCCTAGTTGACAACAATgaaattcttttaaaaagttGGCCATGTAATGTTAGTGTCCCAGTAAACCATACCTCCCTGCCGGGTTGGCTGTCTCCGGCAATCGGACCGGACAACTAATTCCAACAACCCCTCCCTGCCTAACTCTTTACACAAATTCTGACCCTAATTTGGTCCGCCCCAAAAGTGTTACAACTATACCCATACAGACACATTTAACTCTCTACACTGAATGGTTCTGTATGAAACCAAATACGATGTATTGATTGGTTACCTTGGAAGTTTATAGGCTTAAAGATAAACAGCTGTACCTGACTAATAGAAAAGCATTTAACAGACAAACAGTGCAGCGTTCTCAAGGGAACGGAAGGAAATTCTTATAGTTTTAAGCCTGTACTTCAAGAACAGGTGCGGCCACTTGTTCGTTCTTCCAGGACCCTTATCTGTTTCCTTTGAATGGGACTTAGGCTGACCTTAAAGAAAGCGACACAATCAGCTGCTCACGACTTGAGTTACTTCTTCATTCATCCCAAGTCGCTGGGTCGTAGGTCAACCTTTGTAAAGAGCGTGACATTTTGCACGGTCTCTTTTAATCGTTTTCTTTAGCTGCTAAGGGTCGGGTATAGGGAATTTCAACCGTTGAGCTAGTGCGAATGCCGAGAAACCATTTTGGTTTGCATGTTTAGAAGTTGGAAGTCCTAGAAATGTAAAACAACTACTTCTCTTATCAAAGGGCAGTTCACTGcagctgtcttttttttttcagaattcctttttttttccagaaatatAAGAAATTCTTGTTCTTAAAATCCAGTCTgctgtaacctccttggctagACTGGATAATTTGAAACACTTTAAGTCATTCGAATCGCTTACTTAGTATCGGTGAAGAGATTAAAATTCTTCATATTGTAAccattttgaatgcaaatgttGCAATTCAAAGAGATCATAGAGGCTTTGGTTACCATAAATACTTGAACCATGGTAGACTTTAGTCTTAAGTTTCAGACTGTGTGGTAATCATACATTCTGAAACTTAAGACCAAAGTCTACACTTCTTACAGGCTAATTCACACCTGCAAAGGCCATCATGATGCCGGCCTTTCAAAGGCTCCCACGATTTCTTTTAGTTCAACGATGACAAAATACTGCTGTCGCCAGAGTAAATATTGAATGTTGGGGATACAGTTTACATAGATACAAAAGTCATGGGCACCAAACGTAACAACCTCACACTGTTCCACTTGTCTTAAAGAATTACAGCTATTTCTTCGCTCTTTAGGTGTGAATGAATTTTCATAATGTACTTGAATACAAAGTTGTCATAGTTATTATCAGTGCATTGAAATAAACACAACAATGAAGTGGTTTTCTCGACACAATAACTATCTAGTTAAAAGATGTTGGAACATCTGGAGCTTGTTTCATGTTTTATCCGTGTACGCTCGTCGTCCCTAGCAACCGACTCTTTAGACAGAGTTTGAATATTCTGATCTTTATAGCAAGTTCCGGAAGTGATTGGACCTAGATACAGACCACAACAAACATTTCCAACTTCTGGATACGATTGTTCTGTAAATTGTAGCAATGAACCGGCACTGTTTCTATGCTACATAGTCTTTGCAGAGTCTACAAACTTTCTTCTTGCgttaaaagaaatgttaagCTTTTATACGCAATTTTAACAACAGAAGCCGGCACTGAAGTGTAACAAACTGTGTTTACATACAACGCAGACGTGACAAAGTTCTGATGTTGTTGGACGCTCTAAACCACCAGTTTCGAACCCTTGGCTGCAAATGAACTTACTTATGAAAAATCGTCcgaaaagactttaaaaatgtcatggtcatagcaaggaggttaacacACCTGTTGATCGCCGAGCTGTCCGCAAATCTTCAGCCCTCCTGTCGAAGCTACCAGCAGGAATCCCGCCGGGAGTTATTAGCGTGCTGCGTACTTAATTGCCGCCCAAATAAGGAAAGGTCATCTCCCAGGAGACAACATGGTAAGTTGAACAATGGAAGCGCCGCCTAGTGGTTCAGGTTTGAAACGCAGGGCATTGTTGCGTTTATGTGTCGACACAATAGAGGGCGCTGATGTACTGCAGAGTGCACAacaggtgcacaacataaactTTTATCGCTAATGGAGGAATCACTGTATGAATACACAAATAACAATGCAATAGATGGCGGAAACATAGTTTTATTACTTCAAAATTCGGGAAAAGGAAATGATACAAGGCCCATAGAATGTTTCATATAATATTATAGACTCCTTGGAAGAACCAAATGCATTGAGTAAGTTTGTTGGCATTCTGGCTTTGGCTTTGTTACATCCAAGACTTCTGTTCAAGTATGTTGTTAACTTAAGCTACGACGTAAATCCTGATTAAAATTCAACAGAAACAATGTGTGTCTTTATCTTTTGTTAAACTCTTTGTCTTAATTTCTTTTATAAACtttatacaaattacaatcacCATATAACGTATCATCTTTTACGCTTCCATTCAGCAGCATAATTTCAACACattctgaaatatcaacattCGTGCATATAAAATCATCATTAATGCTTTCCACAGTACCATACATATATTAATAATCCCACAGCAAAACGCATTCATCTCCCCTTATCTTTACAATTGGTGGGGTTTTCTATTGCAATGCATTTTGTCAGCTTGTCACAAATGAATACATGCTTTTCAGTATTCTATATACATTTCTGAGAATTCTTCtctacaaataaaaacaaaaaaatatccgTTTGAATCTCTTCTTGGCATTGTTGCAAAAAATGACACTATTTACACTTGTACTTGACAACACGCGTACAGAATTATCAATTATAATTTTCATATCTACATTATGGTGCAACAATCCCACATGTGAAAACGAAGCCAGAATTAAAACTGGAATACTTGTACTTACATGTTAAAACATCTGATAAACATTGCGCCATCTATGTTAATATGCTCACATCAGCTTCAAAAATAACAGCAAGCCATTAGCGTTTTGCAGCTTCAAGtgacacaaatacaaaatattcttttaCATTTCACTGTCTTTCCATTCACAATTCCTTCACAACTAGCATTGTTCCTCAACAACTAGCCTACTataacctggaatccagactTTGCCAGGGCACACACAGGCCTTATTAGCACCTCTGAACaacagtctggattccaggtAAGGCAAAATCAGACTTCATTTGTGGATCATTCCATTCGGAACTTTTGATAGGTGTGACCATAATGGCAAGAGGACAATGGGCGAATAAATAACACAAAAAGGGAAGGGCACAATGAtataaaaatgacaaagattTGGCCCATCCCCCTTCAAAAGCTTCAAATGGAACAGTCCAACATTCTCGCAACAGACTGATACCATAGCCCTGAACATCTTGGTAAAAACGTGTACATGCTACTGCCtgttagcagttcaaccaatgagagagtgattTCAGATTTTAACATTTTAGTTGTGATTCATGCCAAACCAAAATGTTAAAATCTGaccctctcattggttgaactgctaacaGCCAGGATCGGCCTATTTTTGTgctttttcatatttctttagACAACACGTTTCGACTTTCTTCAAACAGCTATCCATACTCAATCCTTCAGTTAACACACAAGTCACAGCAGATGACAATGGTCCATCACCAACATTAAACCATCATTTTACATAACTATTTGAAACAAGAATGAGAGAACAAGTTTTGAAATTAGAGCCAAAGATAAAAGTTGATATCAAAAAGGAATTAAACAAttatgacctacatgtatcacgATATGATAGATCCAGTATCACATGCAGTACGTTCCCAGCATTAGTGACATTAACAAACCAATGTCATCCACTGTAACATGTCACATCACACACAGCTTCTCTCTGTTGGTATCAATGCTTAGTTTACCAGTCTACATTTACAACACtctaaaaacaaagaaacatcacAATTTTCATGTAAGACCATGGCACCAGCAGAcacacttcattatgtacagtcACTCGATATAGCAAAACAGAGACGCAACATCGATCACAAGAAATGGCAATATTATGATTTAAAGGTAACGTTATCTgtgattagcataattcatcACTTTCATTTACCTAAATTTCCAATTGGAGTACGAAAATTAAACTTTTTTCACAACCCTGTGTAT contains the following coding sequences:
- the LOC136435896 gene encoding uncharacterized protein, with product MAQCLSDVLTLRSTLITPGGIPAGSFDRRAEDLRTARRSTGVGNDPPTYTSLISPEECGIHERGFLTYTAGSPQPQDQIAAIIGSSSCLERKGGRERSVGRSSLARRAGVGRRVGRRGRRRGNVPPVCRPFGASPRETWTS